A genomic window from Salvia splendens isolate huo1 chromosome 11, SspV2, whole genome shotgun sequence includes:
- the LOC121756074 gene encoding transcription factor GTE12-like yields MSIDDHRWKKQKMDCNVKVECSNLLKELMDRRLAWVFTKPVDLVKAPDYFKKIRTPMDLGTIKRNLERNMYSDAKEFSGDMLLTFRNAMLYHSPLDEVYRNARLLNCNFKRRWEILAKKMKLDVDNSNQVMKPAAGPMKAPKAEKRGYSRRVSLEKKLKLGAGIKNEKTLNGCTSLRKNSDKGVNRCQEAAIDAYTRGAVPIEEKSPCSTSSTTPTSAAEGVQMSPKKASRVAMLKGRFAEMASRERERKAARMALGKIKKTVEIDTSPILLKEMSILFGCYSNPKALEKIGFYLKQNYVEEYEV; encoded by the exons ATGTCCATTGATGATCATAGGTGGAAAAAGCAGAAGATGGACTGCAATGTGAAAGTTGAGTGCAGTAATCTTTTGAAAGAATTGATGGATCGTAGACTGGCATGGGTGTTCACTAAGCCAGTCGATCTAGTGAAGGCTCCTGATTACTTCAAGAAGATTAGGACTCCAATGGATTTAGGAACAATAAAGCGTAATCTGGAGAGGAATATGTACTCTGATGCAAAGGAATTTTCTGGTGACATGCTGCTGACTTTTAGGAATGCGATGTTGTATCACTCTCCTTTGGATGAAGTTTATCGCAACGCAAGGCTATTGAATTGTAACTTCAAGAGGAGGTGGGAAATATTGGCTAAAAAAATGAAGCTAGATGTAGATAACAGTAACCAAGTAATGAAGCCAGCAGCTGGTCCGATGAAAGCTCCCAAAGCTGAAAAACGTGGCTACTCAAGGCGCGTATCACTGGAGAAAAAACTGAAGCTCGGAGCAGGGATTAAGAAT GAAAAAACACTAAATGGCTGCACATCATTGAGGAAAAATTCTGACAAAGGTGTGAACCGGTGTCAAGAAGCAGCTATTGATGCTTATACTCGCGGGGCTGTTCCCATTGAAGAAAAAAGCCCCTGTTCAACCTCTTCCACGACTCCTACATCTGCTGCTGAAGGTGTCCAAATGTCGCCAAAGAAGGCTTCGCGGGTTGCAATGCTCAAAGGCCGCTTTGCTGAAATGGCCTCtcgtgagagagaaagaaaagctGCAAGGATGGCACTAGGGAAG ATCAAAAAGACGGTTGAGATTGATACGTCTCCTATCCTGCTGAAAGAGATGAGTATTCTATTTGGTTGCTATTCAAATCCCAAGGCTTTGGAGAAAATTGGCTTTTACTTGAAGCAAAACTATGTGGAAGAATATGAAGTATGA